From the genome of Blautia hydrogenotrophica DSM 10507:
TTCTGTGATTTTGGATACCGGCAAGGAGAGACTCACCTTGGAGATCGAAGGTGTGAAATTCTTTAAGCAATTTGCGATTTTAAAATTCAAAGGCTTTGATAATATTAACGATATTGAGAAATATAAAGGAAAGAGCCTCTGGATTCCCAGAGAACAGGCGGTACCTCTAAGTGAAGATGAGTACTACATTGCAGACCTGCTTGGGATGGATGTGGTATTAGAGGACGGAAAGTATTTTGGTAGACTAGAGGATGTGATTGAGACCGGCGCCAACGATGTCTATGTGGTACGGACCGAGGAAGGGCAGGAGGTATTACTCCCGGCGATTAAAGAGTGTGTTCTCCAGGTGGAAGTGGAGCGTAATCAGATGAGGATTCATCTGATGAAAGGATTAATTTAGGTAGTAAAAGACGAGGAGAATGAGGATGAATTACCATGTACTCACCCTGTTTCCTGAAATGATTAGGCAGGGGTTGAATACCAGTATCATAGGAAGGGCGATTGCCAAAGGGATTTTGTCGCTGGAGGCGGTGAACATCCGGGATTATGCCTTTAACAAGCACCAGAAGGTGGATGACTATCCTTATGGGGGAGGAGCAGGAATGGTGATGCAAGCGGAACCTGTGTATCAAGCATATAAGGCTGTATGCGATCAGACGGGAAAGTGTCCGCGAGTGATCTACCTGACTCCTCAGGGCCGAGTTTTCGATCAGGAGTTAGCTCGGGAATTGGCAAAAGAGGAGGAACTGATTTTCCTGTGTGGTCATTATGAAGGGATTGACGAGCGTGTTTTGGAGGAGATCGTGACAGATCAGGTATCTATTGGAGACTATGTGCTGACAGGCGGGGAACTTCCGTCCATGGTGATGATTGATGCGATTTCCCGTATGGTTCCGGGAGTTTTAAGCAATCAGGAGTCTGGGGAGACAGAATCTTTTTCTGAAAATCTGTTGGAATATCCCCAGTATAGCCGGCCAGAGGAATGGCATGGGTGTAAGGTCCCTTCCGTGCTTTTGTCGGGCCACCATAAAAATGTGGACCAGTGGCGGAGGGAACAGTCCATTTTGCGCACGGCAAAGCACAGGCCAGATTTATTAAAAAAAGCTGAACTAACTGAGAAGGAGAGGCGATGGCTGAGAGAACAGGAGGTGAAAGACGAGTAAGAGAATAGAAATGTGTATTGTTGAGAAACTATGTTATGGTAAGGTACAGTAAAGGAAAGGCAGGAGAGAGGAAGAAGGATGAGCATTATATTAGGACTGTTAATTCCGTTTGTGGGCACAACTGCAGGAGCAGGCTGTGTATTTTTTCTAAAAAAGCAGTTGGGGCCGTTGGTGAAAAAGGGCCTGTTGGGCTTTGCGTCAGGGGTCATGGTTGCGGCATCTGTGTGGTCTTTGCTGATTCCGGCGATGGATATGGTTGTTGATAAGGGAAAGTTTGCCTTTATACCGGCTGCGATTGGATTCTTGTTAGGCATAGGATTTTTGCTGCTGATGGATGAGATCGTTCCCCATCTGCATATGGGAAGTGAATGTGCGGAAGGGATTCATTGTAATATGAGAAAAACGACAATGCTGGTGTTGGCAGTGACTCTTCACAATGTACCGGAAGGGATGGCAGTTGGAGTGGTCTTTGCGGGGATGCTGTCCTCTGAGCCTGAGATTACTGTAATGGGAGCTTTTGCATTGGCGATCGGAATTGCAATTCAGAACTTTCCTGAAGGGGCAATTATTTCTATGCCGCTTAGGAGTGAAGAGGGACTGAGCAAAAAAAGAGCTTTTACCTACGGTGCTTTGTCAGGCATTGTAGAGCCAATTTTTGGAGGAATCACGGTGCTGATAGCTTCTTACGTGACGCCTGTGTTACCTTATCTGTTGTCATTTGCGGCGGGGGCAATGATCTATGTTGTGGTAGAGGAATTGATTCCTGAAGCGAGTGTGGGGAAACACAGTAATGTGGGAACCATCAGTTTTGCAGTGGGATTCGTGCTGATGATGATTTTAGATGTGGCCCTTGGATAAAACTCAAAAAAAACTTGTCAATCGAAAAAAAATATTGTATAATAACATACGTTGTGAATAAAGAGATGGTCCTCTGTTACGAAAATGTATTAAGAACATCCACAGAATAAGGAGAGAAAAAATGAACGAGATTATCAAAAACATTGAAGCTGCTCAGTTGAAAGCAGATGCACCAGAATTTGGCGTAGGAGACACTGTACGTGTGCATGCGCTGATCAAGGAAGGTAACCGCGAGAGAATTCAGGTGTTCGAGGGAACTGTTCTGAAGAAACAAGGCGGAAGCAACCGTGCTACTTTTACCGTGAGAAAGAACTCCAACGGAATTGGTGTTGAAAAAACTTGGCCTCTGCATTCTCCGCATGTGGTGAAAGTGGAAGTTGTAAGACATGGTAAAGTAAGACGTGCAAAACTTTACTACTTGAGAGACCGTGTAGGAAAAGCTGCAAAGGTAAAAGAGATGGTAAAATAATAAGTGCATGGTTCAGGGGGCTGTTTATCGGTCCCCTGTTTTTCTTATATAATAGGAAATACCTTGTCACGCTAATTCGTGAAAGTTCTTTCCTATTGTATGAACGCTTCGCTAAGGATGCGCACGCAGCAATGAGGAATTTCACCGCATAGCGGTGTTGCGGCGGCGCAAAGTGGGGTGCGCCCCTCAAAGATAGAAGGGAAAGAGAAGTTGAAGTGGGATTGCCCACTTTGTTATGAGCAAAATGGTATGCGAAGAGGATGAGATGAATAGAAAAAAAGTATTGAAAAACATAAGAGAGCGGTATGAGGTCATAAAGAAAAAGAATATTGATCCCAAGTTGAGGGGAATATTGATTTGGATTTTTCAGATCGTCGTTGTGCTGGTATTTGCGGCGGTGGTCGCGATTTTTTTCTTTCAGTCAGTCACAATGCAGGAAAGCTCCATGGAACCGAATTATACAGTAGGGCAGAAATTTTTTGTAAATAAGGTTGCCTATAAAGTTGGCTCGCCCAAACGTGGAGATATCATAGTTTTTCGGACCAATGCCAGTGATGATGCAGCTTTGCATATCCGCAGAGTGATTGGCCTTCCTGGTGAGACGATTCGAATCAAAGATGGACAGATTTATATTGACGGTGAGCTATACCGGGAGGGACGAGGATTGGAAGAGATAGAGAATGAAGGATTGGCAAAGGATGGAGTAACGTTGCAGTCCGGAGAATACTTTGTGTTAGGAGATAACCGCAATAACAGTGAGGACAGTCGGTATGCTGACATTGGAAACGTAAATAAGAAGTACATAGAAGGAAAGTTGTGGTTTGTCAATTCCCCATGGAAACAGATAGGTTTTGTGAAGGAGTAGAAGTATGAATGTACAGTGGTATCCTGGTCATATGACTAAGGCAAAAAGGATGATGCAGGAGGACATCAAGCTGATTGATTTGATTGTTGAATTGGTGGACGCCAGAATTCCATTGAGTAGCAGAAATCCAGATATCGATGAGTTAGGAAAAAATAAATCTCGTCTAATTTTACTGAATAAATCAGATCTGGCAGATGAAAAAGGAAATAGTCAGTGGGAGGCCTATTTCAAGGCACAGGGATTTCATGTCCATAAAATTAATGCGCGCTCGGGAGCTGGAGTGAAGGCTATAAACGGCTTGATTCAGGTGGCGTGCAAAGAAAAGATAGAGAGAGACCGGCGCAGGGGAATCAAGAATCGTCCGGTTCGTGCCATGGTAGTGGGAATTCCCAATGTTGGAAAATCTACTTTTATCAATACATTTGCAGGAAAAGCATGTACAAAGACCGGAAATAAGCCGGGCGTGACTAAAGGAAAACAATGGATTCGACTGAATAAGAATGTGGAGCTTTTGGATACACCGGGGATTTTGTGGCCTAAATTTGAAGATCAGGAGGTGGGAGTCCGCCTGGCAGTGATCGGTTCTATTAAAGATGATATCTTAAATCTGGATGAGCTGTCTTTAAGTCTGATACACTATTTACGGGAAGCTTATCCCGGTGTTCTGGCAGAGCGTTACCAGCTTGAAGAGAAGGGCAGCGATGTAGAAGTTTTAGAGCAAGTGGCAAAGAACAGAAACTGTCTGCTGCGGGGCCAGGAGCTTGACTACAGTAAGGCAGCGGGAATTTTGCTGGATGAATTTCGCAGCGGAAAAATCGGCAGAATTACGTTGGAGATGCCAAGTTAGAAATATGCCGGATTAGTATCTGGAAGAAGAAATGAAAAAAAGTAAAAAAGGTACTATCCATAAGGCGAAAAAGGTGATAAAATGTAAAAAATGCAGTTTTAGTAACTGTAAAAAATAGAATAAGATTCTGTATAATCTTAGATAGAGGTGCGGGTTTTATCAGTACTCTAAAGCAATGGCCGGATCGCCGTTTTAGAGGAAAGGAAAAACCGCCGAAGAGTTTTGACGCCGGTCCGGGTGTTGCAGCTCTGGGACGTCATAGAAAATATGGCGTACTGTCACAGTTTGTGGAGCGCTATCAGGTTTTGAGATGTCTATA
Proteins encoded in this window:
- the trmD gene encoding tRNA (guanosine(37)-N1)-methyltransferase TrmD, which encodes MNYHVLTLFPEMIRQGLNTSIIGRAIAKGILSLEAVNIRDYAFNKHQKVDDYPYGGGAGMVMQAEPVYQAYKAVCDQTGKCPRVIYLTPQGRVFDQELARELAKEEELIFLCGHYEGIDERVLEEIVTDQVSIGDYVLTGGELPSMVMIDAISRMVPGVLSNQESGETESFSENLLEYPQYSRPEEWHGCKVPSVLLSGHHKNVDQWRREQSILRTAKHRPDLLKKAELTEKERRWLREQEVKDE
- the ylqF gene encoding ribosome biogenesis GTPase YlqF encodes the protein MNVQWYPGHMTKAKRMMQEDIKLIDLIVELVDARIPLSSRNPDIDELGKNKSRLILLNKSDLADEKGNSQWEAYFKAQGFHVHKINARSGAGVKAINGLIQVACKEKIERDRRRGIKNRPVRAMVVGIPNVGKSTFINTFAGKACTKTGNKPGVTKGKQWIRLNKNVELLDTPGILWPKFEDQEVGVRLAVIGSIKDDILNLDELSLSLIHYLREAYPGVLAERYQLEEKGSDVEVLEQVAKNRNCLLRGQELDYSKAAGILLDEFRSGKIGRITLEMPS
- the rimM gene encoding ribosome maturation factor RimM (Essential for efficient processing of 16S rRNA), producing MEAFLQVGVISSTHGVRGEVKVFPTTNEKERFLDLDSVILDTGKERLTLEIEGVKFFKQFAILKFKGFDNINDIEKYKGKSLWIPREQAVPLSEDEYYIADLLGMDVVLEDGKYFGRLEDVIETGANDVYVVRTEEGQEVLLPAIKECVLQVEVERNQMRIHLMKGLI
- the rplS gene encoding 50S ribosomal protein L19, coding for MNEIIKNIEAAQLKADAPEFGVGDTVRVHALIKEGNRERIQVFEGTVLKKQGGSNRATFTVRKNSNGIGVEKTWPLHSPHVVKVEVVRHGKVRRAKLYYLRDRVGKAAKVKEMVK
- a CDS encoding ZIP family metal transporter, with translation MSIILGLLIPFVGTTAGAGCVFFLKKQLGPLVKKGLLGFASGVMVAASVWSLLIPAMDMVVDKGKFAFIPAAIGFLLGIGFLLLMDEIVPHLHMGSECAEGIHCNMRKTTMLVLAVTLHNVPEGMAVGVVFAGMLSSEPEITVMGAFALAIGIAIQNFPEGAIISMPLRSEEGLSKKRAFTYGALSGIVEPIFGGITVLIASYVTPVLPYLLSFAAGAMIYVVVEELIPEASVGKHSNVGTISFAVGFVLMMILDVALG
- the lepB gene encoding signal peptidase I, coding for MNRKKVLKNIRERYEVIKKKNIDPKLRGILIWIFQIVVVLVFAAVVAIFFFQSVTMQESSMEPNYTVGQKFFVNKVAYKVGSPKRGDIIVFRTNASDDAALHIRRVIGLPGETIRIKDGQIYIDGELYREGRGLEEIENEGLAKDGVTLQSGEYFVLGDNRNNSEDSRYADIGNVNKKYIEGKLWFVNSPWKQIGFVKE